The Pseudoliparis swirei isolate HS2019 ecotype Mariana Trench chromosome 19, NWPU_hadal_v1, whole genome shotgun sequence genomic sequence GTTGGGACTCTTTTGGGATTATTGCTGCCATCTGGTGTTTGCGTACCGtagcattatttttattttttgtttgttgttttaatttttattagTTGGAAATTgcctcagtgtttgaaaggTGCTCCATAGAAAAAGTGCCACCAGGACATGTGATGAAAAACCAGTCGAACATATTATTGAAATATTACAAAACAAGTGACAACGTGAAGGCGGAGTAGAAAAGAAAAGACTCTTTAATTCAGTCAACAACATTCAGTTAACAtatcaaacacatttaaaacagagACTGGCAGAAAAGCCCATAAGCCGCTGGGTTGACTCGCGTCACGTTAGGAAACATATGAAGTTGCTAAAAAACATGTACAAATTATGTACCAAATATGTATCAAATACCTAAAAAAACTCCTCCATAAACAACACAGTGACGACGTGAATCTAATGACGGGTAGATCACAGCCTCCCCGCCTCCTGAAAGTTGCCAAGCAGTCCGTCCTCCGCCCTCAGGGGGAAGTACAGGGTCCGGGTTTTGTAGTACTCGGGGTCGGCCTGGAGGTTTTGGATGACGTCCGCGAGGAGGTGCGCCCGCTCCACGCCGCAGCCCGGCGCCTGGTAGCCCAGCTTGGTGAAGTGGACGTGGAGGTGGTAGTAGGACGGCTGGTAGTGCAGGTAGACTCTCAGCTTACTGGCCGCAAGGCTGTAGCGCTGCAGGATGGCCTCCTAAACCACAAGGGAAGGGGGCGGCGTCAGACTTTCTGCATGTTTGCAATTGGTTGAAGACAACAATTTAAATATCTGGTCAGTTTAATGGCGGCGGATTGGAAGAAAAAGGATTTTTCTGCCACGTTTTTTCCTCCCTCACCTTTCCTTTCTGGAAGATGTTCTGCAGCAGCGGTAGATGCTCCGACGTCAGGTCTCTGAGACTCTTGATGTCTCTCTGATTTACTATGGCAATCAGGTACAAATCGTCAACCTGACAGGAGAAGACAAACATTGTTAAACTGCGTAGTCTGTTCGCCGAAGGATCTTTAACTCAGCAAGGAAACATGCACAGCGTCACACACAGGTGACACAACGTTATTTCTCACGTCTGGAGTAAAGGCTGCAGTCCTGAAAGTGTAAATGTCTGAAATCGCAATGACATGTATCCAGCATTGGTGTCAGCTCACCTGTTTCTGGTCCCATTTCAAatctgggaggaggagaaagccaACGTCTGGGTCTGGATCTTCAAAGACTATCCTCTCCGTCTCAGCCTTCTTGTCCAGGATGTTGTGGACCCACTAGAGGTGAGTCAATCGTCATGTCAATGATGTACACTGACGGAGATGCATTATGATGCCAATGCAAGCACGTGATTTCAGGATACCGACCTGCACGCTGAAACTCTGCTTCTGAATGTAGGGCAAAGTGATGGACTTGTagtcctcccccgtctcctccaccaggGAACTCTCCTGTCGCTGGTATTTCTTGACATGCTTCTCCGTGGCCGGACACACCACCGTGGTCTTGATCTCTAAAAAGAGAAATGCACAGGCTGTCAAACATTGGCCGAGCCAATACCTTCAGTTCATCATATCTTCGTCATTTTGACCGCACCATTGAATTTAGGGGGAGCCAGCAACTGATACGTGCTGTAGATGTCATTCTTCATCTCCAGCTTCAGCTTGGACCCAGTGAACAGCTCAGCCAGGGTGTCCTCTCTGATAGGCGTCTTCTCCAGGATGACCACAGCCTCCTGATCGCCGAGCTGGTGACGACAGCCATTTACATTTCTGACTGCCTGAGCTAATAATGAGGCTTGTTATGACATCACGATGGAATGAATGCAAAACAGCCGTTCATGTGTTGTTCCACTCGTCTCTATGAAATCCATCCTTACAATAAGGCAATATCAAGCGGactattattttgaaatatcGAACCGGAAGTCAAAGCTTCAACGAAACTACTCAGCCCTTTGAATTAATACAATAAACACGTTTGCCTCTTAAATTACCAACTATTGCTCTGAGCAGCACGACCAAAGCTGGAGTTAGTGAGCTAGCTAAACTGCTTATTCTAGTTAACAACAACTTCCGGTTACCTTTCCATGGATGAAGATGGTCTTCTCCCGGGCAGAATCACTCAAAACGGCCGAGGTTTTAAATTCGGACAGAATATTTTCAGATTCTGGATCGTTTCCAACTCCTCCGTCGCCATTCTCATCGTCAACTCTCGCCCTCTTGACTCTCTGAGATAATTCATCGGTTCCAACACTATCCGTTTCTCGTTTTGCCGCGGTGTCCGCCATGTTTTGTGTTGCTGCCTTTGTGGTCAAAGATCGTCTATGTGTAGGACGATGACTACCTACTCATCAAACAACCAAAAATCCACTCTGCGaaaatgttttttactataAAGTCATAGACGCCTCTGATAATCTCCGAAATCTGTCACTTTacctttatatatttaaatgaatgttgcACAATACTGTTATAACGTGTTTACGCccctgtgtttatatatgtattacttCTTGTATTAATGATTTGTGATGTTTGTGCATCTTACTGTTCGATGCCTGTAACACTGCCCTATTTACTGCTTGATGTTTTAGTACCAAGAAGACACACGTGTGTATGTGGAATATATTAAGCCgagacatttaaatattaaactttaAACTGTTATATTACTGTTACTGTATCAAAACCTCCCCTGTGCCCGCTCAATATTAGAATAGCCCTGCAATACATGTCAACATCAGCAATGTTATATATGCAGTCTGTTTTTGAGGCGTTTCTTCCAtccaatatacactaccgtcaaaagttttagaacacccCCATATTCAATTTTGTATTGAAATTTAAGCAGTTCAAGTCcagtgaataacctgaaatgGTACAAAGGTCAGCACCAAACTGCCAAAGGTTAAACCAAAGTGTAGGTGACCAAAAACTGTACATTTCAGATATATCCAAAAATGCCTTTTTCAGGGAACAACTAATAGCTTAACAACTTGCAGCTGGAAGAACTTTCTGAACAATATTTGATTCCCATTGCAGAAAGAACGCTACGAGTGTATCTGCAAAATGAGTCAAACATTTAGATTATATTTTGTCAAACACAACTATTCCATGATTAGTTTTGTTTATctccaattgtttatttgttctatgCTTTAATATAAGActacattgagaaattaaactgtgtacatgttaataaaaactggagaaattgaGGCTTTCTAAAAcgtttgaccggtag encodes the following:
- the dcps gene encoding m7GpppX diphosphatase, yielding MADTAAKRETDSVGTDELSQRVKRARVDDENGDGGVGNDPESENILSEFKTSAVLSDSAREKTIFIHGKLGDQEAVVILEKTPIREDTLAELFTGSKLKLEMKNDIYSTYQLLAPPKFNEIKTTVVCPATEKHVKKYQRQESSLVEETGEDYKSITLPYIQKQSFSVQWVHNILDKKAETERIVFEDPDPDVGFLLLPDLKWDQKQVDDLYLIAIVNQRDIKSLRDLTSEHLPLLQNIFQKGKEAILQRYSLAASKLRVYLHYQPSYYHLHVHFTKLGYQAPGCGVERAHLLADVIQNLQADPEYYKTRTLYFPLRAEDGLLGNFQEAGRL